In Zunongwangia profunda SM-A87, the following proteins share a genomic window:
- a CDS encoding CYTH domain-containing protein, whose translation MVEIERKFLVKNEDFKAEFYQKNRITQGFLNTDPLRTVRIRIKDETAFLTVKGKNNEAGLSRFEWEKEIDKTEAEALLKLCEPGMIDKARFLVKSASHIFEVDEFYGENEGLIVAEVELASETENFEKPKWLGQEVTGDPKYYNSQLSKNPYKSW comes from the coding sequence ATGGTAGAAATTGAAAGGAAGTTTTTAGTTAAAAATGAAGATTTTAAAGCAGAATTTTATCAAAAGAACCGCATTACACAAGGTTTTTTAAATACAGATCCACTGCGTACCGTTCGTATAAGAATTAAGGATGAAACTGCCTTCCTTACCGTAAAAGGAAAAAATAATGAAGCAGGATTAAGCCGTTTTGAATGGGAAAAAGAAATCGATAAAACGGAAGCTGAAGCACTTTTAAAACTTTGCGAGCCTGGAATGATCGATAAAGCCCGGTTTTTAGTGAAATCTGCCAGTCATATTTTTGAAGTAGATGAGTTTTATGGTGAAAACGAAGGCTTGATCGTTGCTGAAGTTGAGTTAGCATCTGAAACTGAAAATTTTGAAAAACCGAAATGGCTAGGGCAGGAAGTTACCGGAGATCCAAAATATTACAATTCCCAACTGAGTAAAAATCCGTATAAATCATGGTAA
- the trxA gene encoding thioredoxin yields MSTFGDIIADENPVLIDFYADWCGPCKTLAPILKEVKTELGENIKIIKIDVDKNQQLAAKYQVRGVPTMMLFKNGAQLWRQSGVIQKQDIINIIKSKA; encoded by the coding sequence ATGAGCACTTTTGGAGATATCATCGCAGACGAAAATCCTGTTTTAATCGATTTTTATGCCGATTGGTGCGGTCCATGCAAAACTTTAGCGCCAATTCTAAAAGAAGTAAAGACCGAACTTGGTGAAAATATCAAGATCATTAAAATCGATGTAGATAAAAATCAGCAACTTGCGGCAAAATACCAGGTAAGGGGTGTCCCAACCATGATGCTGTTTAAAAATGGAGCTCAACTTTGGCGCCAATCTGGTGTTATACAAAAGCAGGATATTATCAATATTATTAAATCTAAGGCTTAA
- a CDS encoding phospholipase A, translated as MKILFALFTFCFLLKPVYAQRLTKEELQDSVKTIPSFTIHKDNYFITGVPTHTGISKKTADAKYQVSFKQLLFRKKVPQDSYLFLKYTQKAFWNIYEFSSPFKEINFNPGIAYSKYFYDKSNKVNSLATLALEHESNGRDSIYSRSWNFVSLEYHWAISKKLVAGVKAWLPFYYKESNPDLMDYSGYGQLNFDYEFIPNRLYAQLMLQKGLSLDWKGAARPRILYNPFNSVNQFLVLEWFTGYDENLIEYDRYRSVIRIGFLLKSNEFDFLRARK; from the coding sequence ATGAAAATCCTCTTTGCTTTATTTACTTTCTGTTTTCTACTTAAACCTGTTTATGCACAACGACTTACAAAAGAAGAATTACAGGATAGTGTAAAGACGATTCCATCTTTTACCATTCATAAAGACAATTATTTTATTACCGGAGTTCCTACGCATACCGGAATTAGCAAAAAAACTGCAGATGCTAAATACCAGGTAAGTTTTAAGCAATTACTTTTTAGAAAAAAAGTGCCCCAGGATTCTTATTTATTTTTGAAATACACACAAAAGGCTTTCTGGAACATCTACGAATTTTCCAGCCCTTTTAAAGAAATTAATTTCAATCCTGGGATTGCGTATTCTAAATATTTCTACGATAAATCGAATAAAGTGAATTCATTGGCTACGCTAGCTTTAGAGCACGAATCGAATGGTCGAGACAGTATCTATTCTCGTAGCTGGAATTTTGTTTCTTTAGAATATCACTGGGCAATTTCTAAAAAACTTGTGGCAGGAGTGAAAGCCTGGCTGCCTTTTTACTACAAAGAGAGTAATCCAGACCTTATGGATTACTCTGGATACGGTCAGTTAAATTTTGATTATGAGTTTATCCCAAATAGACTTTATGCGCAACTAATGCTTCAAAAAGGACTTTCTCTAGACTGGAAAGGAGCGGCAAGACCTAGAATTCTTTACAATCCTTTTAATAGCGTTAACCAGTTTCTCGTATTAGAATGGTTCACCGGTTATGACGAAAACCTTATTGAATACGATAGGTACCGCAGTGTGATACGTATTGGTTTTCTTTTAAAGAGCAACGAATTCGATTTTCTACGCGCTAGAAAATAA
- a CDS encoding adenylate/guanylate cyclase domain-containing protein, which yields MGKYYAVNFYSFSNQYPFVTKIIKQIIFWIFAYGLLFLIIHFTALSVLQAMGRPTDISISGVLTLFLSLGALLGLALGIIDHFLKNYMFRNRSLGFNILVGGVLYFTVLTSIIFLLRYIVIEFISGTFLNQYTEHIIRMNWEYYNVIILSYTLFMTLVLSFINQMTNKFGPGLILPFLLGKFRYPAEENRLFMFLDLKDSTQLAEKLGHLRYSAFIQESFMDINQMVKKYNAQIYQYVGDEIVVSWPLRCFDSSLAIEFFYAVHKRFQHKKEHYLRAYDHVPVFKAGAHQGLVTAVEVGDIKREIAYHGDTLNVASRIEGLCKTYDKLILISGKVNENPKIGENFIVKPLGPQKLEGREMSVDVFCVAEK from the coding sequence ATGGGAAAATATTACGCTGTAAATTTCTATAGCTTTTCTAACCAATATCCGTTTGTAACCAAGATCATTAAACAGATCATCTTCTGGATCTTTGCTTATGGATTATTGTTTTTAATTATACATTTCACCGCATTGTCTGTGTTACAGGCCATGGGAAGACCTACAGATATTTCTATTTCTGGCGTGCTTACCCTGTTTCTTAGCCTTGGTGCATTGTTGGGTTTAGCTTTAGGGATCATCGACCATTTTCTTAAAAATTATATGTTTAGAAATCGCTCGTTAGGTTTTAATATTCTGGTGGGTGGTGTACTCTATTTTACGGTGCTCACGTCGATAATTTTTCTATTACGATATATTGTTATAGAATTTATTAGCGGTACGTTTTTAAATCAATATACCGAGCATATCATTAGGATGAATTGGGAGTATTATAACGTAATCATCTTAAGTTATACGCTATTTATGACCTTGGTGCTGAGTTTTATTAATCAGATGACCAATAAATTTGGGCCAGGTCTTATCTTACCTTTTTTACTTGGTAAGTTCCGTTATCCAGCTGAAGAGAATAGATTATTTATGTTTTTGGATCTTAAGGATTCGACACAACTAGCCGAAAAGCTTGGGCATTTGCGATATAGTGCTTTTATCCAGGAAAGCTTTATGGACATTAATCAAATGGTAAAAAAATATAATGCCCAGATCTATCAATACGTAGGTGACGAAATTGTAGTAAGCTGGCCACTTAGATGCTTTGATTCTTCTTTAGCGATCGAATTTTTCTACGCCGTACATAAACGATTTCAGCATAAAAAAGAGCATTATTTAAGGGCCTACGATCACGTTCCTGTTTTTAAAGCCGGTGCCCATCAAGGCTTGGTTACTGCAGTAGAAGTTGGTGATATTAAACGTGAAATTGCTTATCATGGAGATACTTTAAATGTGGCTTCAAGGATAGAGGGATTATGCAAAACCTATGATAAATTGATCCTTATCTCTGGCAAGGTAAACGAGAATCCTAAAATTGGCGAAAACTTCATTGTTAAACCTTTAGGGCCACAAAAACTGGAAGGAAGAGAAATGAGTGTAGATGTTTTTTGTGTTGCTGAAAAATAA
- a CDS encoding efflux RND transporter periplasmic adaptor subunit: protein MRKSILNISLLAGILLLISCGNDSEKSQQAAGAQAQQAKPYPVIEIITKTVEGNTSYPVNIEGIVNSEIRAKVSGYINKVMVDEGEKVKKGQILFKLETQSLNQDAQAAQANVNAAQVEVDKLKPLVEKDIISEVQLETAKAKLQQAKSSYNSIAANIGYANIKSPVDGYVGSIRLREGALVSPTSQQPLTTVADISKVYAYFSMNETDYLNFLQNKRGESFDEIIKNLPNVKLRLANGTMYSEEGRIETINSQVNANTGTVSFRAVFDNSSRILTNGNSGSILIPEVYKDAVVVPQSATFEQQGSIMVMKVGEDNKVTSSAIKTKDEIGSLYIVESGIKQGDKIVAKGVSKIRPGSEIKPQPLPFDSIAEPIEKIFK, encoded by the coding sequence ATGAGAAAATCAATATTAAATATAAGTTTATTAGCTGGCATCCTGCTTCTTATATCTTGTGGTAATGATAGTGAAAAATCACAACAGGCAGCTGGTGCCCAGGCTCAACAGGCCAAACCCTATCCTGTAATAGAAATAATCACTAAAACTGTAGAAGGGAACACCTCTTACCCGGTAAATATAGAAGGTATTGTAAACAGTGAAATACGTGCTAAAGTATCGGGCTACATTAACAAAGTGATGGTTGATGAAGGTGAAAAAGTAAAAAAAGGGCAAATCCTTTTTAAACTGGAAACCCAATCCTTAAATCAAGACGCCCAAGCCGCTCAGGCCAATGTAAATGCAGCTCAGGTTGAAGTAGACAAACTTAAACCGCTGGTAGAAAAAGATATTATTAGTGAGGTGCAGTTAGAAACGGCAAAAGCAAAATTACAACAAGCAAAAAGCAGTTATAATAGTATTGCGGCCAATATAGGCTATGCGAATATTAAAAGCCCCGTAGATGGTTATGTAGGCTCCATTAGGTTAAGGGAAGGTGCTTTAGTTAGCCCTACCAGCCAACAACCTTTAACTACCGTAGCTGATATTAGTAAAGTGTATGCCTACTTCTCTATGAATGAAACCGACTATCTTAATTTTCTTCAGAATAAAAGAGGAGAATCTTTTGACGAGATAATTAAAAACCTTCCCAACGTAAAATTAAGATTAGCTAATGGCACGATGTATTCTGAAGAAGGAAGAATAGAAACCATAAATTCTCAGGTAAACGCTAACACAGGTACTGTTTCTTTTAGAGCGGTATTTGACAATTCTTCCAGAATTTTAACCAATGGAAATAGCGGAAGCATTCTTATTCCCGAAGTTTATAAAGATGCCGTTGTAGTACCACAGTCTGCCACGTTTGAACAGCAGGGAAGCATTATGGTGATGAAAGTAGGGGAAGATAACAAAGTAACTTCTTCTGCCATTAAAACTAAAGATGAAATTGGCAGTTTGTACATCGTTGAAAGCGGAATAAAACAAGGCGATAAAATTGTTGCAAAAGGAGTCTCTAAAATTAGACCCGGCTCTGAAATTAAACCACAGCCTTTGCCTTTTGACAGCATAGCAGAACCTATCGAAAAAATATTTAAATAA
- a CDS encoding GbsR/MarR family transcriptional regulator, whose amino-acid sequence MECCSEEKKKLIEEVGLHFEKAKQMSPLAARIYAIMILSPYDGHTFDEILEMTCASKSSVSTQLNLLLQLKKVEYFTKSGDRKRYFRASKSYLINTLKEDLERVKEEIALINKITEFNSLYNQHKYEEHGVISVLFRAYLIKQQGNMKDTIEKMSKFKNQ is encoded by the coding sequence ATGGAATGTTGTTCTGAAGAGAAGAAAAAATTGATAGAAGAAGTTGGGCTTCATTTTGAAAAAGCCAAGCAAATGTCTCCTCTAGCTGCAAGAATATATGCTATTATGATATTATCGCCCTATGACGGACATACGTTTGACGAAATATTAGAAATGACTTGTGCCAGTAAAAGCTCTGTTTCTACTCAACTTAATCTTCTGCTTCAACTCAAAAAGGTAGAATATTTTACTAAATCTGGCGACCGTAAAAGATATTTTAGAGCGAGCAAAAGCTACCTGATAAATACATTAAAAGAAGATTTGGAACGAGTGAAGGAAGAGATTGCTTTGATAAATAAAATTACAGAATTCAATTCACTTTATAACCAACATAAGTATGAAGAGCACGGAGTTATTTCTGTACTTTTTCGGGCTTATTTAATTAAACAGCAAGGAAATATGAAAGATACTATAGAGAAAATGTCAAAATTTAAAAATCAATAA
- a CDS encoding YciI family protein has product MILSLIFISCHTDKSTSAEEDKEEKEDKISAEEMSKHLQEDGFKSFTYKEGDTTYLMQQYYMVFLKTGPNRDQDSLSLAKLQQQHMAHLERMGNEGYASLIGPFEDSSDIKGIAVYNTRTLKEADSLANLDPMVKAGRLTIEVHPWWTAKGNKLN; this is encoded by the coding sequence ATGATTTTGAGCCTCATTTTTATTTCATGTCATACAGATAAATCAACTTCTGCTGAAGAAGATAAAGAGGAAAAGGAAGATAAGATTTCTGCAGAAGAAATGTCAAAACATTTACAGGAAGATGGTTTTAAAAGCTTTACTTATAAAGAAGGCGACACCACTTACTTAATGCAACAATATTATATGGTTTTTTTGAAAACTGGGCCAAATCGGGATCAGGATTCGCTTAGTTTAGCAAAATTACAACAGCAGCATATGGCGCATTTAGAACGAATGGGTAATGAGGGTTATGCCAGTTTAATTGGCCCATTTGAAGATAGCAGCGATATAAAAGGAATTGCCGTTTATAATACCAGAACACTAAAAGAAGCCGACAGTTTAGCCAACTTGGATCCTATGGTAAAAGCGGGACGATTAACTATAGAAGTTCATCCCTGGTGGACGGCAAAAGGCAATAAATTAAATTAA
- a CDS encoding efflux RND transporter permease subunit, which translates to MLKTFIERPVLSTVVSILLVILGVLGLTALPITQYPDIAPPTITVSTSYPGANAETILESVIVPIEEQINGVEGMTYLTSTATNNGTAEITVFFDQEIDPDIAAVNVQNRVARANPLLPAEVKQTGVTTQKQQTSALMFLSFYSTNKDYDDTFIQNYLKINVIPEIQRVNGVGNVNVFGQKDYAMRIWLQPEKLTAYNLVPSDVIAALNEQSLEAAAGALGENNGEAFSYTIKYSGRFKTEKEYKNIIIKALGDSEYLRLKDVAEIELDAQSYNGGSMTKGNPAVNMAIFQTKGSNARDIIQTIKVKLEDIEANLPEGIEIYIPYDTNNFLNASIDKVVHTLVEAFILVFIVVFIFLQDFRSTLIPAIAVPVSIIGTFFFLNLFGYSINLLTLFALVLAIGIVVDDAIVVVEAVHAKIDEGADNAKNATLDAMHEISGAIVSITLVMAAVFIPVTFITGPTGVFYEQFGITLIVAIFISAVNALTLSPALCALFLKTHNEKEDKKKNFLQKFYAAFNRGFNATINRYGKSLQFLYKNKWISALILILAVAGIWWTSSTTPTGFVPDEDRGLLFVNVELPAGASIDRTSQVNNELYQKIKDIPGVEGVSVINGRSLISGAGSNYGLGFVKLQDWEERDTDELSLKAITGKLFGIAATIPEANIIFFAPPSIPGFGNSAGFEVNLLDRSGSSFEELDAANQEFIGKLMQRPEIQYAQSSFNTKYPQYEINLNVPLAKDKGVSVSEIFSTLQGYIGGIYAADFSRFGKQYRVYVQALPQDRATKSDLNRLYVRTESGEMSPITQFVTLKRVYGPQSVTRFNLFNSTKLTGATNPGFSSGDAITAIEEVASTLPGNYGTAYSGLTREEVNAGNQTTTIFLLSIVFVYFLLAAQYESYLLPLSVLLSLPLGVFGAYLTTKLAGLQNDIYFQIALIMLIGLLAKNAILIVEFAIQRRKRGESIVDAAIDGAKARLRPILMTSFAFILGLMPLVLASGVGAEGNRAIGTGAAGGLLIGTITGVFVIPMLFILFQWLQEKIGKKPEAVNTNNQE; encoded by the coding sequence ATGCTTAAAACATTTATAGAGAGACCCGTATTATCTACGGTAGTTTCTATCTTATTAGTTATACTTGGTGTATTGGGCTTAACAGCTTTACCAATTACCCAGTATCCCGATATTGCGCCCCCAACCATTACGGTTTCTACAAGTTATCCGGGGGCCAATGCTGAAACGATTTTGGAAAGTGTAATCGTTCCTATTGAAGAACAGATAAATGGTGTAGAGGGAATGACTTATCTTACCTCTACCGCTACCAATAACGGTACGGCTGAAATCACCGTTTTTTTCGATCAGGAAATAGATCCGGATATCGCAGCGGTAAACGTACAAAACCGGGTGGCCAGGGCCAACCCTTTACTCCCTGCCGAAGTTAAACAAACCGGGGTTACTACTCAAAAGCAACAGACCAGTGCCTTAATGTTCTTGTCTTTTTATAGTACTAATAAAGATTACGATGATACATTTATTCAGAATTACTTAAAAATAAATGTTATTCCTGAAATCCAAAGGGTAAATGGCGTTGGTAACGTAAACGTATTTGGGCAAAAGGATTACGCTATGCGAATCTGGTTGCAACCCGAAAAATTAACCGCCTATAATTTAGTCCCTTCAGATGTAATTGCAGCGCTTAATGAACAAAGTTTAGAGGCAGCTGCCGGTGCGCTTGGTGAAAATAACGGGGAAGCTTTTTCTTACACTATTAAGTACAGCGGACGTTTTAAAACAGAAAAGGAATACAAAAACATTATCATCAAGGCTTTAGGAGATAGTGAATATTTACGGTTAAAGGATGTTGCCGAAATAGAATTGGATGCACAATCCTATAACGGCGGTTCTATGACTAAAGGAAATCCTGCGGTGAATATGGCTATTTTTCAGACCAAAGGATCTAATGCACGTGATATTATTCAAACTATCAAAGTAAAATTAGAGGACATTGAAGCCAATCTTCCCGAAGGGATAGAAATTTATATTCCTTACGATACCAATAATTTCTTAAATGCTTCTATAGATAAAGTAGTACATACGCTGGTTGAAGCATTTATACTGGTTTTTATTGTGGTGTTTATTTTCCTTCAGGATTTTAGATCTACTTTAATTCCGGCAATTGCGGTTCCCGTTTCTATTATTGGTACTTTCTTTTTCTTAAACCTGTTTGGTTATTCCATTAACCTGCTTACCCTATTTGCCCTGGTACTGGCTATTGGTATTGTGGTAGATGATGCCATTGTAGTGGTAGAAGCAGTGCACGCAAAAATAGATGAAGGCGCCGATAATGCGAAAAATGCCACTCTAGATGCGATGCACGAAATTTCTGGAGCAATTGTTTCCATTACTTTAGTGATGGCAGCGGTATTTATTCCGGTAACATTTATCACAGGACCCACAGGTGTTTTCTACGAACAATTTGGGATTACGTTGATTGTTGCCATCTTTATTTCGGCAGTTAACGCATTGACTTTAAGTCCCGCATTGTGTGCATTATTTTTAAAAACCCACAACGAAAAAGAAGATAAAAAGAAAAACTTCCTGCAAAAATTTTATGCAGCGTTTAACCGTGGTTTTAATGCGACTATTAATCGCTATGGTAAATCACTTCAGTTTTTATACAAAAATAAATGGATTAGTGCGCTCATCCTTATCCTGGCAGTAGCAGGTATTTGGTGGACTTCTTCCACCACTCCTACCGGCTTTGTTCCTGATGAGGATAGAGGTTTGTTATTTGTAAATGTTGAATTACCCGCCGGGGCTTCTATTGATAGAACGTCTCAAGTGAATAATGAGCTTTATCAAAAAATAAAAGATATACCTGGTGTTGAAGGCGTATCTGTAATTAATGGACGAAGTTTAATTAGTGGTGCCGGTAGTAACTATGGTCTAGGCTTTGTAAAACTACAAGATTGGGAAGAACGTGATACCGATGAACTTTCGCTAAAAGCAATTACCGGAAAATTATTTGGTATTGCAGCCACCATTCCAGAGGCGAATATTATTTTCTTTGCCCCACCAAGTATTCCAGGTTTTGGGAACTCTGCCGGGTTTGAAGTGAATCTATTGGATCGCTCAGGTTCAAGTTTTGAAGAATTAGATGCGGCCAACCAGGAATTTATAGGAAAGCTGATGCAGCGCCCCGAAATTCAATATGCGCAGTCATCGTTCAATACAAAATATCCACAGTACGAAATTAATCTGAATGTACCTTTAGCCAAAGATAAAGGAGTTTCGGTAAGTGAGATTTTCTCGACCTTACAAGGCTATATTGGAGGAATTTATGCTGCCGATTTTTCAAGATTTGGTAAACAATACCGTGTATATGTACAGGCACTTCCGCAAGACAGGGCCACTAAAAGTGATTTAAATAGATTGTATGTTCGTACTGAAAGTGGCGAAATGTCTCCTATTACGCAGTTTGTAACTCTTAAAAGGGTTTATGGGCCGCAATCGGTAACCAGGTTCAACCTGTTTAATTCTACTAAGCTAACAGGAGCCACCAATCCCGGATTCAGTTCTGGTGATGCGATTACTGCGATAGAAGAAGTAGCTTCTACATTACCAGGTAACTACGGGACTGCTTATTCAGGATTAACAAGAGAGGAAGTAAATGCCGGTAACCAAACCACGACTATATTTTTACTTTCTATAGTGTTTGTTTATTTCTTATTGGCAGCACAATACGAAAGTTATTTATTACCGCTTTCGGTATTGCTTTCCTTACCATTAGGAGTATTTGGTGCTTATTTAACGACTAAACTTGCAGGACTTCAGAATGACATCTATTTCCAAATTGCATTAATTATGTTAATTGGTCTGCTTGCTAAAAACGCGATTTTAATTGTAGAGTTTGCCATCCAACGACGAAAACGTGGAGAAAGCATTGTAGATGCTGCTATAGATGGCGCCAAAGCCAGGTTACGACCAATTTTAATGACCTCTTTTGCTTTTATTCTAGGATTAATGCCATTGGTATTAGCAAGTGGTGTAGGTGCCGAAGGTAACCGTGCTATTGGTACCGGAGCAGCCGGAGGTTTATTAATTGGTACAATTACAGGAGTATTTGTAATCCCAATGTTGTTTATCCTTTTCCAATGGTTACAGGAAAAAATTGGTAAAAAGCCAGAGGCTGTTAACACTAATAACCAAGAATAA
- a CDS encoding IS256 family transposase, with protein sequence MKKEDLFSDEFLKQFKSGDELNGFLKQLQKRGIEKMLEGELDGHLGYDKSQKSDNPNTRNGFGQKRVCTSFGESQIQVPRDRDASFNPMIVPKRGNMVDGIENVIVSLYAKGMSNSDIEEQIREVYNFEVSTSTISRITEKVTEDIVAWQNRPLEPVYLIVWMDGIVFKVRENSKVINKTIYIAVGLRRDGKKEVLGLWLGKNESAAFWMSVLTDIKSRGTEDILITATDNLNGFTDTIRNVFPESKTQICVVHQIRNACRYVVWKDKKAFTADMKHIYNAPNQQAAKAALDDFAKLWESKYSYAIKSWRDNWEDLTIFFEFPLEIRKIIYTTNLIENLNGKIRKYTKNKLSFPTDEAVMKSVYLATREATKKWSMPIRNWGIILNQFLTIYEKRVRL encoded by the coding sequence ATGAAAAAAGAAGATTTATTTAGCGATGAATTTTTAAAGCAGTTCAAAAGTGGAGATGAGCTCAATGGCTTTTTAAAACAACTGCAGAAACGTGGCATTGAGAAAATGCTGGAAGGCGAATTGGATGGCCATCTAGGCTATGATAAAAGCCAGAAATCCGACAATCCCAACACCCGAAATGGTTTTGGTCAAAAAAGGGTTTGCACCTCTTTTGGGGAATCCCAGATCCAGGTCCCCAGAGATCGGGATGCTTCTTTTAATCCGATGATTGTCCCCAAACGTGGCAATATGGTCGATGGGATTGAAAATGTTATTGTATCGCTGTATGCCAAAGGAATGAGCAATAGCGATATCGAAGAACAGATCAGGGAAGTTTATAATTTTGAGGTTTCCACATCCACCATCTCAAGGATTACCGAAAAGGTTACCGAAGATATTGTGGCCTGGCAGAACCGTCCTTTAGAACCCGTATATCTTATTGTTTGGATGGATGGGATCGTATTCAAAGTACGGGAGAACTCCAAGGTGATTAACAAGACCATATACATAGCAGTAGGACTTCGCAGAGATGGAAAGAAAGAAGTTTTGGGACTTTGGTTGGGCAAAAATGAATCTGCAGCCTTTTGGATGAGTGTCCTTACCGATATAAAATCCAGGGGAACTGAAGATATCCTTATCACGGCTACCGACAATCTAAACGGGTTTACCGATACTATCAGGAACGTATTCCCTGAGTCCAAAACCCAAATCTGTGTGGTGCATCAAATACGTAACGCTTGCAGGTATGTGGTATGGAAGGACAAAAAAGCCTTTACAGCAGATATGAAGCATATCTACAATGCACCTAACCAGCAAGCTGCTAAAGCTGCCCTGGATGATTTTGCAAAGCTATGGGAAAGTAAATATTCTTATGCTATTAAAAGTTGGAGGGACAACTGGGAAGACCTCACGATATTCTTTGAGTTTCCCCTGGAAATAAGAAAAATCATTTATACCACGAACCTTATCGAGAACCTCAATGGGAAAATCAGGAAGTATACTAAAAACAAACTGTCTTTCCCGACAGATGAGGCAGTGATGAAATCAGTATATTTGGCTACAAGGGAAGCCACTAAGAAGTGGTCAATGCCTATCAGGAACTGGGGCATTATCTTAAATCAGTTCCTTACGATCTATGAAAAAAGGGTCAGACTTTAA
- a CDS encoding efflux transporter outer membrane subunit: MKFLIKFKFIGLSLVVLSLQSCFVAKDYEQPDIIEEENFRTDSIPQDSLTMANVSWRDMFTDPILQNHIEEGLQNNIDIRVALQQILYAEAYLKQGKAGYFPSITGNASVTRQELSSNSQFGGFFSSLDQYEISADLSWEADIWGKIRSQKRAYEASYLQSVAAHQAVKTTLISNIASTYYQLLSLDEQRKVTERTIENREKSLETNKALKEAGNITEVGVKQTEAQLYTAQALLVDINNQIRLLENTMSILLGKEPQDINRSVLADQTIETELKTGVPAQLLRNRPDVIQAEYGLVNAFEMTNVARANFYPSLTLTATGGFQSLDLGELIDTNSLFATIVGGITQPIFQRRQIKTQYEASQAQQEQARLQFRQAFLTATKEVADALYNYEAASDKIEIKEKEYSAYETATNYSQELLDNGLANYLEVLTARENALNSRLDLINAKYSQLNSMVNLYQALGGGWQ; encoded by the coding sequence ATGAAATTTTTAATAAAATTTAAATTTATCGGGCTATCGCTAGTCGTCTTAAGCTTACAATCTTGTTTTGTAGCTAAAGATTATGAACAGCCTGATATTATAGAAGAAGAAAACTTTAGAACCGACAGTATTCCGCAAGACAGCCTAACAATGGCCAATGTTTCTTGGCGAGATATGTTTACCGATCCTATTTTGCAAAATCATATTGAAGAAGGCCTTCAAAACAATATTGATATTCGAGTAGCGCTTCAGCAAATACTATATGCTGAAGCTTACTTGAAGCAAGGAAAAGCCGGTTATTTTCCTTCAATTACAGGAAATGCGTCGGTAACTCGCCAAGAGCTTTCATCAAATAGCCAGTTTGGAGGTTTCTTCTCTTCGTTAGATCAATATGAAATTAGTGCAGATCTTTCTTGGGAAGCCGATATTTGGGGAAAAATTAGAAGTCAAAAAAGAGCTTACGAAGCTTCTTATTTACAAAGCGTGGCCGCACACCAAGCGGTAAAAACTACGCTTATTTCTAACATTGCTTCTACGTATTATCAATTGCTTTCGTTAGACGAGCAACGTAAAGTCACCGAGAGAACAATTGAAAACCGAGAAAAAAGTTTAGAAACCAACAAAGCTTTAAAAGAAGCCGGAAACATTACTGAAGTTGGTGTAAAACAAACCGAAGCGCAGCTTTATACAGCCCAAGCTTTATTGGTAGATATTAATAATCAAATTCGATTATTAGAAAACACGATGTCTATTTTATTAGGTAAAGAACCACAAGACATTAACCGAAGTGTTTTAGCCGATCAAACAATTGAAACCGAATTAAAAACCGGAGTTCCTGCACAATTATTGAGAAACAGACCCGATGTAATTCAGGCAGAATATGGCTTGGTAAATGCTTTTGAAATGACCAATGTTGCCCGAGCTAATTTCTATCCTTCATTAACATTAACAGCAACAGGAGGTTTTCAATCTTTAGATTTGGGAGAGCTTATAGATACCAATTCATTATTTGCCACGATTGTAGGAGGTATTACGCAACCCATTTTTCAGCGTAGACAAATAAAAACGCAATACGAAGCTTCACAAGCGCAACAAGAACAAGCTAGACTTCAGTTTAGACAAGCTTTCTTAACGGCTACAAAAGAAGTGGCCGATGCTTTATATAATTATGAAGCGGCAAGCGATAAAATTGAAATAAAAGAAAAAGAATATAGTGCTTATGAAACCGCAACTAATTATTCGCAAGAATTGTTAGATAATGGTTTAGCCAATTATTTAGAAGTTTTAACGGCAAGAGAAAATGCGTTAAACTCTAGATTAGACTTGATCAACGCTAAGTATTCACAATTAAATTCGATGGTGAATTTATACCAGGCACTTGGGGGAGGATGGCAATAG